A window of the Butyricimonas faecalis genome harbors these coding sequences:
- a CDS encoding coiled-coil domain-containing protein, protein MKPVEIEFIMRDKLSPGIDKAGKSAETLGDKAEQVSKNITDRIAAQKEQIKYVESCLKDLKKQYDNLAPGKAQLEMRAEIDACTKALQEDKNILSSLEAEHDKAAVSTKRLSMQLREMQDAMARLRLEGKQNTKEYADMADKAAVLADTIGDLRTQTNILANDDAALQGVMSGVNGLSGLFTTATGVMGIFASENEDLIKIQTRVQSVMAVTMGLQQVMNTLNKDSAFRLVTVVKMKKLLTAANTKLAVSLGISNAAATALMATLTLGLSAVITGLIVLWDKYSDAQEAAAEKAKERVKIESDGRSQMIKTRFEIENTTKSLKDFTGSKEQEKAKVEELNRKYGESFGYYNTVAEWYDVLIQKSDDYIQMLFLQAKAQSLVNKAVEADETVNEVKATPESDVEGSMGWFSKMGLYMAQSESYGQIDAQALIEKHNKEAKDAAVKAAEEQRDAYLEEAKKLQEEYAELGKKSGIGGFVAPENNKDKAKPANNLAELELKARQKIEDQRIAILKEGYDKEREEASLNFEREKERINREEQQRIELYNKLKAAGEKVTPEQLANISAQAATQRIQAAQIYDATVAEIDGKEKKDNEEKKKKQQETLQELLTKYRDYEAQRAAIKKQGDNDIAKLEAERTEANSAEIDRAIAVAREKVKQGIQSVNDAEADSISKDNDFFKKLFGDYSSMSFDSLQKLISQAKQLRAYLSGKGDAKGITFISPDQLKNIEKSPAELEKLKKALDKLLDTGKGGNNKWENIFKTFEKGFAELKGAKGAKEVSGAIGTISGAASEAAGELANMFDQMGNTEVADALNGMQQVMGAVSNIGQGFAKGGLIGGIGAAIGEAANFLTSAFAAEARHKEALKEIEKAKLDFQRQYNLLLLEQNLLLEKAENIFGERQVAKAANAIEVYRDALSQFKEELAGDAPTMNWIERMTGDFAGTYRKRLENYQKGFGGLNDAQIVTGHKKTGLFGWGKGKDVYSGILDVYPELIKANGELDTEMLQVILDTRKMSDETRNYLENLIDLKDAMDEAEQALEDYLQETFGSLGQGMLDSITSAIKGSGTALENFADQAASVLENLGEQIAYSLFFADKFDDLQKKLKAVYGSGKSEEQIAGDAMHLIDSFYDNIGNNVDAAQSWMEAWKDKAAAMGYDLWKNDEEKTTTQSGRAGAFQTLTQDQGTKLEGLMTSLQMHDASIDENVENISEGIGGALETIDKIKTNTDALPKIYDEIRDIKQNGLKMK, encoded by the coding sequence ATGAAACCCGTTGAGATAGAATTCATAATGAGAGACAAGCTCTCTCCCGGCATTGACAAGGCGGGCAAGTCCGCCGAAACGCTGGGAGATAAGGCCGAGCAGGTGTCTAAAAACATCACAGACCGTATTGCCGCCCAAAAAGAGCAGATCAAGTATGTTGAATCCTGTCTCAAGGATTTAAAGAAGCAGTACGACAACCTCGCACCCGGAAAGGCGCAGCTGGAGATGCGTGCGGAGATAGATGCCTGTACCAAAGCCCTGCAGGAGGACAAGAACATACTCTCCTCCCTTGAAGCGGAGCATGACAAGGCAGCCGTTTCCACCAAACGTCTTTCGATGCAGCTCCGGGAGATGCAGGATGCGATGGCTCGCCTGCGTTTGGAGGGCAAACAGAACACCAAAGAGTATGCGGATATGGCCGATAAAGCCGCCGTATTAGCCGATACGATCGGTGACCTGCGTACCCAAACGAATATTCTCGCCAATGATGATGCAGCCTTGCAGGGAGTGATGAGCGGTGTGAATGGCTTGTCCGGTCTGTTCACGACCGCCACCGGTGTCATGGGGATTTTCGCCTCGGAAAACGAGGATCTGATAAAGATACAAACCCGTGTGCAGAGCGTCATGGCCGTCACTATGGGGCTGCAGCAAGTCATGAATACCCTGAACAAGGACTCCGCTTTCCGGCTGGTCACCGTTGTCAAGATGAAAAAGCTGCTGACGGCGGCCAATACAAAGTTGGCCGTGTCATTGGGCATCTCCAATGCGGCTGCCACCGCTTTGATGGCCACCCTTACGCTGGGGCTTTCCGCCGTTATAACGGGGCTTATCGTGCTTTGGGATAAATACAGCGATGCTCAGGAGGCAGCGGCGGAAAAGGCCAAAGAACGGGTTAAAATAGAAAGTGACGGGCGTTCCCAAATGATCAAAACCCGCTTTGAGATAGAGAATACCACGAAAAGCCTGAAAGACTTTACCGGTAGCAAGGAGCAGGAAAAGGCCAAAGTTGAGGAGTTGAACCGGAAATACGGCGAGAGCTTCGGATATTACAATACCGTTGCCGAGTGGTATGATGTGCTGATCCAAAAGAGTGATGACTATATCCAAATGCTTTTCCTGCAGGCGAAAGCCCAAAGTCTTGTTAACAAGGCCGTGGAAGCGGACGAAACGGTGAACGAGGTAAAAGCCACTCCTGAATCCGATGTCGAGGGTTCGATGGGCTGGTTCTCTAAAATGGGGCTTTATATGGCTCAAAGCGAGTCTTACGGTCAGATTGACGCTCAGGCGTTGATAGAGAAACATAATAAGGAGGCCAAGGATGCAGCCGTAAAAGCCGCCGAGGAGCAGCGGGACGCTTATTTGGAGGAAGCAAAGAAGCTGCAGGAGGAATATGCCGAGCTGGGAAAGAAATCCGGTATCGGCGGGTTCGTGGCTCCTGAGAACAACAAGGATAAAGCGAAACCGGCCAACAACCTTGCCGAGTTAGAACTGAAAGCCCGTCAAAAGATAGAGGATCAGCGTATCGCCATCCTGAAAGAGGGATATGACAAGGAGCGTGAGGAGGCATCGTTGAACTTTGAGCGGGAGAAAGAGCGTATCAACCGTGAGGAGCAACAGCGCATTGAACTTTATAACAAGCTGAAAGCCGCCGGGGAAAAAGTTACTCCTGAGCAGCTTGCCAATATCTCGGCACAGGCCGCAACCCAGCGTATACAGGCTGCACAGATATATGATGCCACCGTTGCAGAGATTGACGGTAAGGAGAAAAAGGATAACGAGGAGAAAAAGAAGAAACAGCAGGAAACCCTGCAGGAACTTCTGACTAAATATCGTGACTATGAGGCACAGCGTGCGGCTATAAAGAAACAAGGTGATAATGATATCGCTAAATTGGAGGCGGAGCGGACTGAGGCAAACTCGGCGGAGATTGACCGGGCGATAGCCGTCGCAAGAGAAAAGGTAAAACAAGGCATCCAATCAGTGAATGATGCGGAGGCTGACAGTATCTCAAAGGACAATGATTTCTTTAAAAAGCTCTTTGGGGATTATTCTTCCATGTCTTTCGACTCACTGCAGAAACTTATCTCACAGGCGAAGCAGTTGCGTGCATATTTATCCGGCAAGGGAGATGCGAAAGGTATCACGTTCATCTCTCCGGATCAACTGAAAAACATAGAGAAAAGTCCGGCAGAACTTGAAAAGCTGAAAAAAGCCCTTGATAAACTGCTCGATACCGGCAAGGGAGGCAATAATAAGTGGGAGAACATCTTCAAGACATTTGAGAAAGGCTTTGCCGAACTCAAAGGTGCGAAAGGAGCCAAAGAGGTGTCCGGCGCAATCGGTACGATCAGCGGGGCTGCGTCCGAGGCGGCTGGTGAACTTGCCAATATGTTTGACCAGATGGGTAACACCGAGGTTGCCGATGCCCTGAACGGTATGCAGCAGGTGATGGGGGCGGTTTCCAATATCGGACAAGGTTTCGCCAAGGGTGGCTTGATCGGTGGCATCGGTGCGGCTATCGGTGAGGCCGCAAATTTCCTGACCTCGGCCTTTGCTGCGGAAGCCCGCCACAAGGAGGCTCTAAAAGAGATTGAAAAGGCTAAGCTCGATTTCCAGCGGCAATACAACCTCTTACTGCTGGAGCAGAACCTTTTGCTCGAAAAGGCGGAGAATATATTCGGGGAGCGTCAGGTAGCAAAGGCCGCCAATGCGATAGAGGTCTATCGTGATGCCCTCTCGCAATTCAAGGAAGAACTGGCCGGTGACGCTCCCACCATGAACTGGATAGAGCGCATGACGGGTGATTTTGCCGGAACCTACCGCAAACGGCTGGAGAACTATCAGAAAGGTTTTGGCGGGTTGAACGATGCGCAGATCGTTACGGGACATAAAAAAACGGGATTGTTCGGCTGGGGAAAAGGAAAGGATGTTTATAGCGGGATCCTTGATGTTTACCCTGAACTGATAAAGGCCAACGGCGAGCTGGATACGGAGATGCTCCAAGTCATTCTCGATACCCGTAAGATGAGCGATGAAACCCGGAACTATCTTGAGAACCTGATCGACCTGAAAGATGCGATGGACGAGGCGGAACAGGCTTTGGAGGATTATCTGCAGGAAACGTTCGGGAGCCTCGGTCAGGGAATGCTCGACTCTATCACTTCCGCCATCAAGGGAAGCGGCACGGCATTGGAAAATTTTGCGGATCAGGCCGCTTCCGTGCTGGAGAACCTCGGAGAGCAGATCGCATATTCCCTGTTCTTTGCCGATAAGTTCGATGACCTGCAGAAAAAGTTAAAGGCGGTATATGGAAGCGGTAAAAGTGAGGAACAGATTGCGGGTGATGCCATGCACCTGATCGATAGCTTTTATGACAATATCGGGAATAACGTTGATGCGGCTCAATCGTGGATGGAAGCGTGGAAAGACAAGGCCGCCGCTATGGGGTATGATCTTTGGAAAAACGATGAGGAAAAGACTACCACCCAAAGCGGGCGTGCCGGTGCTTTCCAAACCCTCACACAGGATCAGGGTACAAAGCTGGAGGGATTGATGACCTCCCTGCAGATGCACGATGCCTCCATCGATGAGAACGTGGAGAATATATCAGAGGGCATAGGCGGAGCATTGGAAACGATCGATAAGATAAAGACGAACACCGATGCCTTGCCAAAGATATACGATGAGATAAGGGATATCAAACAAAACGGTTTAAAGATGAAATGA
- a CDS encoding DNA adenine methylase, with translation MKTPISYYGGKQTLLKHILPLIPNHKLYTEAFCGGAAVLFAKRPADGEVINDISMDITNFYWMAKVYYRDLKQEIEKTLHSRDMHAHAGHILQYPQFFQPVQRAWAVWALCKMSFASMMDGSFGYDFGGGMPKKLRNAKDEFTEWLCARLDNVTIENRDALDVISTYDSPDTFHFVDPPYINSDCGHYEGTFDEYCMEKLLQLLEQVKGKFMLTMFPLPMIEEYANKNGWIIHRVERTISASKTSRRKQEEWMVCNYEEHPQRTLFDYKDSSDVDATDAS, from the coding sequence ATGAAAACACCTATTTCTTACTACGGAGGCAAGCAAACCCTCCTGAAACATATTCTGCCTCTGATCCCAAATCATAAACTTTATACAGAGGCTTTCTGCGGCGGTGCTGCAGTATTGTTTGCCAAGCGTCCGGCTGATGGCGAAGTTATAAACGATATCAGTATGGATATAACGAACTTTTATTGGATGGCTAAAGTCTATTATCGTGACCTGAAACAGGAGATTGAGAAGACTTTGCACAGCCGGGATATGCACGCCCATGCCGGACATATCCTGCAGTATCCTCAATTCTTCCAACCGGTGCAGCGGGCGTGGGCTGTTTGGGCGTTGTGTAAAATGTCCTTTGCCAGCATGATGGACGGTTCATTCGGTTATGACTTTGGTGGTGGAATGCCGAAAAAACTGCGTAATGCAAAGGATGAGTTCACGGAATGGCTATGCGCCCGGCTTGATAACGTGACCATAGAGAACCGGGATGCGCTGGATGTCATCTCCACTTATGACTCGCCCGATACGTTTCATTTTGTGGATCCGCCGTATATAAACAGTGATTGCGGCCATTACGAGGGTACATTTGATGAGTATTGCATGGAGAAGCTCCTGCAGCTTTTGGAGCAGGTGAAAGGTAAGTTCATGCTGACAATGTTTCCCCTGCCAATGATAGAGGAATACGCAAACAAAAACGGATGGATAATCCACCGGGTAGAAAGAACCATCAGCGCATCAAAGACGAGCCGAAGAAAGCAGGAGGAATGGATGGTATGCAATTATGAAGAACACCCGCAGCGAACTTTGTTTGATTACAAAGACAGCAGCGATGTTGATGCAACAGATGCCTCCTAA
- a CDS encoding BACON domain-containing protein: MSKVYVNDGYMMLLDAIYFDGKKIGNVSEDGIDWGGDAAEYIKLFAAQVRNAPVKKIKKKDATNLLKFTLIELVPQNCKDVMGGEVNGTKWEAPSESVSLEGSLKILCGTGQTVEVKRMTLDGAVRGKIGGDDPLGIECEMEMMKPLDGSSPFSFDDTAPFISVTPTSLSFVKGGEKKTVDIEASGAFSVGKVPAGFSLEVVNGRITITADANTGAVRNGTVEFTLAADNTQKATLTLSQAAGNA, from the coding sequence ATGTCAAAAGTTTATGTGAATGACGGATATATGATGCTCCTTGATGCGATCTATTTCGATGGAAAGAAAATCGGCAATGTTTCAGAGGATGGCATCGATTGGGGTGGTGATGCGGCTGAGTATATCAAGCTCTTTGCCGCACAGGTACGCAATGCCCCGGTAAAGAAAATCAAGAAAAAGGATGCCACCAACCTGTTAAAGTTCACCCTGATAGAACTTGTTCCCCAAAACTGTAAGGACGTGATGGGCGGTGAGGTGAACGGTACGAAATGGGAAGCTCCCTCGGAGTCCGTCTCGTTGGAGGGTTCGCTTAAGATCCTTTGTGGAACCGGTCAGACCGTGGAGGTGAAACGCATGACGCTGGACGGTGCAGTCCGTGGCAAGATTGGCGGTGATGATCCGCTGGGTATCGAGTGTGAGATGGAGATGATGAAACCGCTGGACGGTAGCTCTCCTTTCAGTTTTGATGATACGGCTCCGTTTATCTCCGTAACGCCCACCTCTTTGTCATTCGTCAAAGGTGGAGAGAAAAAGACGGTGGATATCGAAGCCTCCGGAGCGTTCTCGGTTGGAAAGGTTCCCGCCGGTTTCAGTCTTGAGGTTGTAAACGGCAGGATCACCATCACGGCGGATGCCAATACCGGAGCTGTAAGGAACGGAACGGTAGAGTTTACCCTTGCAGCTGATAATACCCAAAAAGCCACTCTCACGTTGAGTCAGGCAGCCGGAAATGCGTAA
- a CDS encoding reverse transcriptase domain-containing protein, protein MKDLATWQKMTNAQKDAGRPVTVRTLPSKAKQTLRHSEPQKQTMKRYGNLFERVVEYGNLEQAFHNAARHKTRRSEVIEYGSHLEANLLQLQRELITGTYRTSEYKTFIIYEPKERKIFKLPFRDRVVHWAIMQVIEPIWLSNFTHDTFSCIRGRGIHPLLYKLRRDLKADPEGTRYCLKIDVRKFYPSIDHEIMKQVIRRKLKDARLLALLDGIVDSAENGVPIGNYLSQFFANLYLSELDHIMKEEMGIRYYYRFADDIVLLDGNKEKLHGTLVFINHYLNNERALSIKPNYQVFPVESRGINYVGYVTFHDYCLARKQNKKNLCREVAKLRKRGLSDEEIRIQASSRLGFMQHCNSIYLLKTLNMKTFSEVTNSGSNLTGDKYHIDDILNREIHLKGFEVKESKYKGECLIIQYDIYEQVKDKTGVLLTNEDGTPKMDWVEHISFTGSEALIKQLKDVVLDEPCSAKIIKQPIGDRGKCFYKITDPD, encoded by the coding sequence GTGAAAGACCTTGCCACTTGGCAAAAGATGACGAACGCTCAAAAGGACGCTGGTAGGCCGGTAACGGTTCGAACGCTTCCGAGTAAGGCAAAGCAGACACTCAGACACTCAGAACCGCAGAAACAGACCATGAAAAGGTATGGAAATTTGTTTGAACGAGTTGTCGAATATGGCAATCTCGAACAGGCGTTTCACAACGCCGCCCGTCACAAAACTCGCCGAAGCGAAGTAATAGAGTACGGCTCCCATTTGGAGGCGAACCTATTACAGCTCCAGCGTGAACTTATCACCGGTACTTACCGCACCTCCGAATATAAGACTTTCATCATTTACGAACCCAAAGAGCGGAAGATCTTTAAACTGCCGTTCCGGGATCGTGTCGTTCATTGGGCGATAATGCAGGTTATTGAACCGATATGGCTCTCTAATTTCACCCATGATACATTCTCTTGCATACGTGGGCGTGGTATTCACCCTCTTTTATACAAGCTCCGCCGTGATTTGAAAGCGGATCCGGAGGGAACCCGGTACTGCCTGAAAATCGATGTGCGCAAATTCTATCCGAGTATAGACCACGAGATCATGAAACAGGTAATCCGCCGAAAGCTGAAAGATGCCCGGCTGCTTGCTTTGCTTGACGGTATCGTGGACTCGGCAGAGAACGGAGTGCCTATCGGGAATTATTTATCCCAATTCTTTGCCAACCTTTATTTATCCGAACTGGATCATATCATGAAAGAAGAAATGGGCATCCGGTACTATTACCGCTTTGCCGATGATATTGTCCTGCTGGATGGAAACAAGGAGAAGCTCCACGGAACCCTCGTGTTTATCAACCACTACCTGAATAATGAACGTGCTTTGAGTATAAAGCCGAATTATCAGGTTTTCCCGGTAGAGAGCAGGGGTATTAATTACGTGGGATACGTGACGTTTCATGATTATTGCCTCGCCCGTAAGCAGAACAAGAAAAACCTCTGCCGTGAGGTGGCAAAATTACGCAAACGTGGGCTGAGTGATGAGGAGATCCGAATACAGGCATCCAGCCGGTTGGGGTTCATGCAGCATTGCAATAGCATTTATTTATTAAAAACTCTCAATATGAAAACATTCAGTGAAGTAACAAACAGCGGTAGTAATCTCACGGGAGATAAATACCACATTGATGACATTTTGAACAGGGAAATCCACCTGAAAGGTTTCGAGGTAAAAGAATCCAAGTATAAGGGTGAATGCCTGATCATTCAGTATGATATCTACGAGCAGGTAAAGGATAAAACCGGAGTTTTGCTCACTAACGAGGACGGCACTCCGAAAATGGATTGGGTGGAACATATCTCCTTTACCGGTTCGGAGGCTCTTATAAAACAGTTAAAGGATGTAGTATTGGATGAACCCTGTTCGGCAAAGATTATTAAACAACCAATCGGTGACCGGGGTAAATGCTTTTATAAGATAACCGATCCCGATTAA